The bacterium genome includes a window with the following:
- the lptC gene encoding LPS export ABC transporter periplasmic protein LptC, with amino-acid sequence MRMRFLCLLAALLAGCTQPEVPPPAGGARSYPTSEATNATTVFLTESVVTTRIHSGRIVSWGDQDSAWAYDLNVDFFNRAGKHTSKLTADSALVREKQRLLEGFGRVTIVTDDGRTLESQHLSWDDANRLITTDSFVTITRGQDVMKGYGFSSDPELTRIRLRRQVSGRISEPDALDDSL; translated from the coding sequence ATGCGGATGCGCTTTCTCTGTCTGCTGGCGGCGCTTCTGGCCGGCTGCACCCAGCCGGAGGTCCCGCCGCCCGCCGGCGGCGCGCGGTCCTATCCGACATCGGAGGCGACCAACGCCACCACCGTGTTTCTCACCGAATCGGTGGTCACCACGCGCATCCACAGCGGCCGGATCGTCTCCTGGGGCGACCAGGACTCGGCCTGGGCGTACGACCTCAATGTCGACTTCTTCAACCGCGCGGGGAAACACACTTCGAAACTGACGGCCGACTCGGCGTTGGTGCGGGAAAAACAGCGACTGCTTGAGGGCTTTGGTCGGGTGACAATTGTCACCGACGATGGACGCACCCTCGAATCGCAGCACCTCTCCTGGGATGACGCCAACCGCCTGATCACCACCGACAGTTTCGTTACCATCACACGCGGACAGGATGTGATGAAGGGATATGGATTCTCCTCCGATCCCGAGCTGACACGCATCCGGCTGCGCCGTCAGGTGAGCGGACGCATCAGCGAGCCGGATGCGCTCGACGATTCGCTTTAG
- the lysF gene encoding homoaconitase: MGQTLVEKIATAHAVGLKPGQLAYSGDFITIRPKHVMTHDNTSAVMGKFKSIGATRVADPRQPVFAIDHDIQNTTPENLAKYAKIEEFAKKHGIDFYPAGTGISHQVMVEEGYVTPGSMVVGSDSHSNLYGAASALGTPVVRTDAASLWATGVTWWQVPPIAKVKLVGKLRPGVVGKDVIIALCGLFNHDEVLNFACEFVGDGIAALSMDQRMSIANMTTEWGALAGVFPFDAVLRDYLYGRADYLARKGTPRLTRAQVDQWYSHPLEADPDAHYDVELTLDLGTVIPHVSGPNHVKTMAALPEIEPKKVKIDKAYLLSCVNARLEDLGEAAKVLRGRKVADGVKFYVAAASANIQAEAERLSYWKTLVDAGAITLPSGCGPCIGLGTGTLEAGEVGISATNRNFQGRMGHRDAQVYLASPAVVAASAAAGYIAAPEAFENVNGRFSIVQRGRARREAQKLEIVPGFPARVSGRLLWLPVDNLNTDGIYSGKLTYRDDVTPEEMAMASFENYDPNFKSIGQKGDVVVAGQNFGTGSSREQAATCLIHRGIPCVIAYSFSETYKRNAFNNGFVVFECPELVEHLRAKHRGATDKTIVSGTIDIDYQASVITFDGRRFSFPALSTVAQELVVAGGAEELVKRRLAG, translated from the coding sequence ATGGGACAGACATTGGTTGAAAAGATCGCGACCGCGCACGCGGTGGGACTGAAGCCGGGGCAGTTGGCGTATTCGGGGGACTTTATCACCATCCGTCCCAAGCATGTCATGACGCACGACAACACCAGCGCGGTGATGGGCAAGTTCAAGTCGATCGGCGCGACCCGTGTCGCCGACCCGCGCCAGCCGGTCTTCGCCATCGACCATGACATCCAGAACACAACGCCGGAGAACCTGGCCAAGTACGCCAAGATCGAGGAGTTCGCCAAAAAGCATGGCATCGACTTCTACCCGGCCGGCACCGGGATTAGCCACCAGGTGATGGTTGAGGAAGGGTATGTGACGCCGGGCTCCATGGTGGTGGGATCGGACTCGCATTCCAATCTCTACGGCGCGGCCTCGGCGCTGGGCACGCCGGTGGTGCGCACCGATGCCGCCTCGCTGTGGGCCACCGGGGTGACTTGGTGGCAGGTGCCCCCCATCGCCAAGGTGAAGTTGGTCGGGAAACTCCGGCCGGGTGTGGTCGGCAAGGATGTCATCATTGCGCTCTGTGGGCTGTTCAATCACGATGAGGTGCTCAATTTCGCCTGCGAGTTTGTCGGCGATGGGATCGCCGCGTTGTCGATGGATCAGCGGATGAGCATCGCCAACATGACGACCGAATGGGGCGCGCTGGCAGGCGTCTTCCCGTTTGACGCCGTCCTCCGCGACTACCTCTACGGCCGCGCTGACTATCTGGCCCGAAAGGGCACGCCGCGGCTGACGCGCGCGCAGGTCGATCAATGGTACAGCCATCCGCTCGAGGCCGACCCTGACGCGCATTATGATGTCGAGCTGACGCTCGACCTCGGCACGGTCATTCCGCATGTCTCGGGGCCGAATCATGTCAAGACGATGGCGGCGCTGCCGGAGATCGAGCCGAAGAAGGTGAAGATCGACAAGGCCTACCTACTCAGCTGCGTGAACGCGCGTCTGGAAGACCTCGGCGAAGCGGCGAAGGTCCTGCGCGGCCGCAAGGTTGCCGATGGCGTGAAGTTCTATGTCGCCGCGGCCTCGGCCAACATCCAGGCCGAAGCGGAGCGGCTGAGTTACTGGAAGACGCTGGTTGATGCCGGAGCGATAACGCTGCCGTCGGGGTGCGGGCCCTGCATCGGGCTGGGCACCGGCACGCTGGAGGCGGGCGAAGTGGGGATTTCCGCGACCAACCGCAATTTTCAGGGACGGATGGGACATCGCGATGCGCAGGTCTATCTCGCCAGCCCGGCGGTCGTAGCGGCTTCGGCGGCGGCGGGTTACATCGCCGCGCCGGAGGCCTTCGAGAATGTCAACGGCCGCTTCAGCATCGTGCAACGTGGCCGCGCCCGACGCGAGGCGCAGAAACTCGAAATCGTGCCCGGATTTCCGGCGCGTGTCTCCGGACGCCTTCTCTGGCTTCCGGTCGACAATCTCAACACCGACGGCATTTACTCCGGCAAGTTGACCTACCGCGACGATGTGACGCCGGAGGAGATGGCGATGGCGTCCTTTGAGAACTACGATCCGAACTTCAAGTCCATCGGACAAAAAGGCGATGTGGTCGTGGCCGGGCAGAATTTCGGCACCGGCTCTTCGCGCGAACAGGCTGCGACCTGCCTCATCCATCGCGGCATTCCCTGTGTGATTGCCTACTCGTTCTCGGAAACTTACAAGCGCAACGCCTTCAACAATGGCTTCGTCGTCTTTGAGTGCCCGGAATTGGTCGAGCATCTGCGCGCCAAGCACCGGGGCGCGACGGACAAGACGATCGTCTCCGGGACTATCGATATCGACTACCAGGCCTCGGTGATCACGTTTGATGGGCGTCGTTTCTCCTTCCCCGCGCTGTCGACGGTGGCGCAGGAACTGGTGGTGGCCGGCGGAGCGGAGGAGCTGGTCAAGCGGCGGCTGGCGGGGTGA
- a CDS encoding citryl-CoA lyase, producing the protein MGDNHWTSAITEIGPNIIRLRGYPVEELMGNVGFAEAIHLALQGELPDPATGKLLNAIFVSSIDHGTSPPSVLATLTVASTGAPLGSAVAAGILAISRYHGGAIEDCMKALNEAIGFTRKDGLSPAEAAARVLDMFKAKNQRVSGFGHRLHTKDPRTTRLLSMCDELGKTGDGVRMARAFEENFARAGKPLPLNVDGAIAAVLIDLGIAPGMANAFFMIARLPGLVAHAHEERTRYKPMRVVDPKDTGYDGPPLRHLP; encoded by the coding sequence ATGGGCGACAATCACTGGACATCGGCGATCACCGAGATCGGGCCGAATATCATCCGTCTGCGCGGCTACCCGGTCGAAGAGTTGATGGGGAACGTGGGTTTCGCCGAGGCGATCCACCTGGCGTTGCAGGGCGAACTGCCCGATCCGGCCACCGGCAAGCTGCTCAACGCGATCTTTGTCTCCTCGATCGATCACGGGACATCGCCGCCCTCGGTTCTGGCCACGCTCACGGTCGCCTCGACCGGGGCGCCCCTCGGCTCGGCGGTGGCCGCCGGGATTCTGGCGATCTCGCGCTACCATGGCGGGGCGATCGAGGACTGCATGAAGGCGCTCAACGAGGCGATCGGGTTTACCCGCAAGGATGGCCTCTCCCCCGCCGAGGCCGCGGCGCGCGTGCTGGATATGTTCAAGGCGAAAAACCAGCGTGTCTCGGGCTTTGGGCACCGACTGCACACCAAGGACCCGCGCACGACGCGTCTGCTGTCGATGTGCGACGAACTGGGCAAGACCGGCGACGGGGTGCGGATGGCGCGCGCCTTTGAGGAGAACTTCGCCCGCGCGGGCAAGCCATTGCCGCTGAATGTGGATGGCGCCATCGCCGCGGTCTTAATCGACCTGGGCATTGCGCCGGGAATGGCCAACGCCTTTTTCATGATCGCGCGCCTGCCGGGGCTGGTCGCGCACGCCCACGAGGAGCGGACGCGCTACAAGCCGATGCGGGTGGTCGATCCGAAGGACACCGGTTACGACGGGCCGCCGTTGCGGCATTTGCCTTAA
- the prfA gene encoding peptide chain release factor 1, translated as MLEILDSLQKRFADLESQLADPATAANPAKLRDLGREHRRLSETVTVGETYRRVLREIEGNAELVADGGDPELVEMAREDLKRLESERAQLEERLRDLLTPPDPNDSKAAIVEIRAGTGGDEAALFAADLMRMYLRYVERKGWKVEMLGSNETGVGGFKEVAFSVEGEEAYGTLKFESGVHRVQRVPVTEASGRIHTSAATVAVLPEAEEVDIDIRPEDLRIDVFRSSGPGGQSVNTTDSAVRITHIPTGTVVQCQDEKSQLKNKNKAMKVLRARLLAVAQEAQNAKLAAERKQMVSTGDRSAKIRTYNFPQNRVTDHRIGLTLQSLDRVINGDLEEIIEALKAEDRKQRLSQSGSATAA; from the coding sequence ATGCTTGAGATTCTCGATTCGCTGCAGAAGCGCTTCGCCGACCTGGAGTCGCAGTTGGCCGATCCGGCCACCGCCGCCAATCCCGCCAAGTTGCGCGACCTGGGACGCGAACATCGTCGTCTCTCGGAAACCGTCACGGTGGGTGAGACCTACCGCCGTGTTCTCCGCGAGATCGAAGGCAACGCCGAGCTGGTCGCCGATGGCGGCGACCCGGAATTGGTCGAGATGGCGCGCGAGGACCTCAAGCGTCTGGAGTCCGAGCGCGCGCAATTGGAAGAACGGTTACGGGACTTGCTGACCCCGCCCGATCCCAACGACAGCAAGGCGGCGATTGTCGAAATCCGTGCCGGCACCGGGGGCGATGAGGCGGCGCTCTTTGCCGCCGACCTGATGCGCATGTATCTGCGCTATGTCGAGCGCAAGGGATGGAAAGTCGAAATGCTCGGCTCCAACGAAACCGGGGTCGGCGGCTTCAAGGAAGTCGCCTTCTCGGTCGAAGGCGAGGAGGCCTATGGCACTCTCAAATTCGAGTCGGGCGTGCATCGGGTACAGCGTGTCCCGGTAACCGAGGCCTCGGGTCGCATTCACACTTCGGCCGCCACCGTGGCGGTCCTCCCCGAAGCCGAAGAGGTCGACATCGACATCCGGCCCGAGGATCTGCGCATCGATGTCTTCCGCTCTTCCGGACCCGGCGGCCAATCGGTCAACACCACCGACTCGGCGGTGCGCATCACCCACATTCCGACCGGCACCGTGGTCCAATGCCAGGATGAAAAGTCGCAGTTGAAAAACAAGAACAAGGCGATGAAGGTCCTGCGCGCCCGCCTGCTGGCCGTGGCGCAGGAGGCGCAGAACGCCAAACTGGCCGCCGAGCGCAAGCAGATGGTCTCCACCGGCGACCGCTCCGCCAAAATCCGCACCTACAATTTCCCGCAGAACCGCGTCACCGACCATCGGATCGGCCTGACCTTACAGTCGTTGGACCGGGTGATCAACGGCGACCTCGAGGAAATCATCGAGGCCCTCAAGGCCGAAGACCGCAAGCAGCGTCTGTCCCAAAGCGGCTCCGCCACCGCGGCCTAA
- the rpmE gene encoding 50S ribosomal protein L31: protein MKEGIHPKYFNTVIRCACGNEIKTRSTVKDLHVEICSNCHPFFTGKQKLVDTAGRVEKFLRKYGMTAPAAKGADKPAPAES from the coding sequence ATGAAAGAGGGAATCCACCCCAAGTACTTTAACACCGTGATCCGCTGCGCCTGCGGCAACGAGATCAAGACCCGCTCGACCGTCAAGGACTTGCATGTGGAAATCTGCTCGAACTGCCACCCGTTTTTCACCGGCAAGCAGAAGCTGGTCGACACCGCCGGACGCGTGGAGAAGTTCCTGCGCAAGTATGGCATGACCGCGCCGGCCGCCAAGGGCGCCGACAAGCCCGCCCCGGCCGAATCGTAG
- a CDS encoding CoA-binding protein: MSILVDETKKVIVQGITGREGMARTKLMQRYGTRVVAGCTPGKGGEDVLGVPVYDTVMEGVEKCGGLDVSVIFVPAPLVKNAALEAIAAGIKLLVIVPDRVPIYDVLEIAAAARETGARFVGPNTLGLLSPGKAVFGMMGGSAAAAKDWFLPGRVGVASRSGGITSSIAYYLSRAGIGLSTIVHVGGDAIVGTDLPAVMELFQDDPDTDAMAMFGEIGSSQEERVADLIASGRVTKPLVAYIGGRGAQSGTRFSHAGAIIEGDRGTYEGKVKRLRAVGAVVVDNFGDIPDAVKSVIRPMETGKITVG; encoded by the coding sequence ATGAGCATCCTGGTCGACGAAACCAAGAAGGTCATTGTGCAAGGTATCACCGGGCGCGAGGGCATGGCGCGCACCAAGTTGATGCAGCGTTATGGCACCCGAGTGGTCGCCGGTTGCACTCCCGGCAAGGGGGGCGAGGATGTCCTCGGCGTGCCGGTCTACGACACGGTGATGGAAGGGGTCGAAAAGTGCGGCGGGCTGGATGTCTCAGTGATCTTCGTGCCGGCGCCGCTGGTCAAGAACGCCGCCTTGGAGGCGATTGCCGCCGGGATCAAACTGCTGGTGATCGTGCCCGACCGTGTGCCGATCTACGACGTCCTCGAAATCGCCGCCGCGGCGCGTGAGACGGGGGCGCGGTTTGTCGGACCAAACACGCTGGGACTGCTGTCCCCCGGCAAGGCGGTCTTCGGCATGATGGGCGGCTCGGCGGCGGCGGCCAAGGATTGGTTTCTGCCGGGACGGGTCGGGGTGGCATCGCGTTCGGGCGGGATCACCTCATCGATTGCCTACTACCTCTCCCGCGCCGGCATCGGACTTTCGACCATTGTGCATGTGGGCGGGGATGCCATCGTGGGCACCGATCTGCCGGCGGTCATGGAACTTTTCCAGGACGATCCCGACACCGATGCGATGGCGATGTTCGGCGAGATTGGCTCGTCGCAGGAGGAGCGGGTCGCCGACCTGATCGCGTCCGGACGGGTCACCAAGCCGTTGGTGGCCTACATCGGCGGACGCGGGGCGCAGTCGGGGACACGCTTCTCGCACGCCGGCGCGATCATCGAAGGGGACCGGGGAACGTACGAAGGCAAAGTGAAACGGCTGCGCGCAGTCGGCGCGGTGGTGGTCGACAACTTCGGCGACATTCCCGACGCGGTCAAGTCGGTCATCCGTCCGATGGAGACCGGCAAGATCACGGTCGGGTAG
- a CDS encoding phosphohydrolase, producing the protein MRDEILKIFPEINEIKDAGLREKTVNSWVAAMKKSTLSLDDLRTMPFTLLVSGVNVTFVEHVRTVTKMCIACWDVLKAAYGDRCNVDRDVMIAGAMLADVGKVLEFTKKDGQFVKSEHGKLLRHPFSGVGIAWEQGLPESVIHVIAMHSKEAAGGKRTPEGIVLHHADFIDFELVGG; encoded by the coding sequence ATGCGGGACGAAATTCTGAAGATCTTCCCGGAGATCAACGAGATCAAGGACGCCGGGCTGCGGGAGAAGACGGTGAACTCGTGGGTGGCGGCGATGAAGAAGAGCACGTTGTCGCTGGATGATCTGCGGACGATGCCATTTACCCTGCTGGTGTCGGGGGTCAATGTGACCTTTGTCGAGCATGTGCGCACGGTGACGAAGATGTGCATCGCCTGCTGGGATGTGCTCAAGGCCGCCTACGGCGACCGGTGCAACGTTGACCGCGACGTCATGATCGCCGGGGCGATGCTGGCCGACGTCGGCAAAGTGCTCGAGTTCACCAAAAAGGATGGGCAGTTTGTCAAAAGCGAGCATGGCAAACTCCTGCGTCATCCGTTCTCCGGGGTCGGCATCGCCTGGGAGCAGGGGCTGCCGGAATCGGTCATCCATGTGATCGCGATGCACTCGAAGGAAGCGGCCGGCGGCAAGCGCACGCCCGAAGGGATTGTGCTGCACCATGCCGACTTCATCGATTTTGAGTTGGTGGGCGGATAG
- the kdsA gene encoding 3-deoxy-8-phosphooctulonate synthase, whose amino-acid sequence MSPPVQIVHAFEIGSLAVGRGTMLWILGPCVLESEALALTVADKLAVIAERDSRQIVFKSSYTKANRLRGDSYQGPGIEEGLRILEKVRARTGLPVTTDVHTPAEAALAASVIDLIQIPAFLCRQTDLVVAAAKTGKPINIKKGQFLAPADMAHIADKAAQAGNSKVMLTERGSTHGYGDLIVDFRSLPTMRAAGFPVCYDASHSVQTPGSAGGASGGRREFLLPLLRAAVAVGIDAIFCEVHPDPDSAKSDRETQWPLERIDELFAAVDAIAGVESLTAASAHA is encoded by the coding sequence ATGTCACCACCGGTGCAGATTGTTCACGCCTTTGAAATTGGCTCCTTGGCCGTGGGCCGCGGGACCATGCTCTGGATTCTCGGCCCCTGCGTGCTGGAGTCCGAAGCGCTGGCGCTGACCGTGGCCGACAAACTGGCGGTCATCGCCGAACGCGACAGCCGTCAGATCGTCTTCAAGAGCTCCTATACAAAGGCCAATCGCCTGCGCGGCGACTCCTATCAGGGGCCCGGGATCGAGGAGGGGTTGCGCATCCTCGAAAAAGTGCGCGCGCGCACCGGATTGCCGGTGACCACCGATGTCCACACCCCGGCGGAGGCTGCCCTGGCCGCGTCCGTGATTGACTTGATTCAGATTCCCGCCTTCCTCTGCCGCCAGACCGATTTGGTCGTCGCGGCCGCGAAGACGGGCAAGCCGATCAACATCAAAAAAGGTCAGTTTCTCGCTCCGGCGGACATGGCCCACATCGCCGACAAGGCGGCGCAGGCCGGCAACTCCAAGGTGATGCTGACCGAACGTGGCAGCACACACGGCTACGGCGACCTGATCGTCGATTTCCGCTCGTTGCCGACCATGCGCGCGGCGGGCTTCCCAGTCTGCTACGACGCCTCGCACTCGGTGCAAACGCCCGGTTCGGCGGGGGGCGCTTCGGGCGGACGGCGCGAGTTCCTCCTGCCGCTTCTGCGCGCGGCGGTCGCGGTCGGCATTGACGCCATCTTCTGCGAAGTGCATCCCGATCCGGACAGCGCCAAAAGCGACCGTGAAACCCAATGGCCGCTGGAACGCATCGACGAACTCTTCGCCGCCGTCGATGCGATCGCCGGGGTCGAATCCCTCACCGCCGCGAGCGCTCATGCCTAA
- a CDS encoding KpsF/GutQ family sugar-phosphate isomerase encodes MKTKTAASMRLALAADVLRREADSVSGLAARLDDRFEQAIDLIFAAAGRVIVTGMGKSGLIGQKIAATLSSTGTPSFFLHPVEAGHGDLGVVTESDVVLAISKSAESEEIGDLLPAFKRLGIKIILISGNPTGELARRADIVLDASVPGEAEPHNLVPTCSTTAALALGDALAVVLMVERGITPADFARFHPRGALGRRLLLTVGDLMHSGEAIPAVGETAPFKELLVEMTRKRLGCAAILNSQGRLLGIFTDGDLRRQIERRGDLFTLRAADVMTPGPKTVGPDEMAVSALARMEDAKITVLLVVDDDRRVVGVLHMHDILSSGAV; translated from the coding sequence ATGAAGACAAAGACCGCCGCCTCCATGCGCCTGGCGCTGGCCGCCGATGTGCTCCGACGCGAAGCCGACAGCGTTTCCGGACTTGCCGCGCGCCTCGATGACCGTTTCGAGCAGGCCATCGACCTCATCTTCGCCGCCGCCGGGCGAGTGATCGTCACCGGCATGGGGAAGTCGGGACTGATCGGTCAGAAGATTGCCGCCACGCTCTCCTCGACCGGCACGCCGTCATTCTTCCTGCATCCCGTCGAAGCGGGCCACGGTGACTTGGGTGTGGTGACAGAGTCCGATGTCGTGCTGGCCATCTCCAAGTCGGCTGAATCGGAGGAGATCGGGGACCTGTTGCCGGCGTTCAAGCGGCTGGGGATTAAGATCATCCTCATCTCCGGCAATCCCACCGGCGAACTGGCGCGTCGCGCCGATATCGTGCTCGACGCCAGTGTGCCCGGCGAAGCCGAACCGCACAATCTGGTGCCAACCTGTTCGACCACCGCGGCGCTCGCCCTGGGCGATGCGCTGGCGGTGGTGTTGATGGTCGAACGCGGGATCACCCCCGCCGACTTTGCCCGCTTCCATCCGCGCGGTGCCCTCGGGCGCCGTTTGCTTTTGACCGTCGGCGACCTGATGCACTCCGGCGAGGCGATCCCCGCCGTGGGCGAAACCGCCCCCTTCAAGGAATTGCTGGTCGAGATGACCCGCAAACGCCTTGGCTGCGCCGCCATCCTTAACAGTCAGGGACGGTTGCTGGGAATCTTCACCGATGGTGACCTGCGTCGCCAGATCGAACGGCGCGGCGACCTCTTCACGCTGCGCGCCGCCGATGTCATGACCCCCGGCCCGAAGACCGTCGGACCCGATGAAATGGCCGTCAGCGCCCTGGCCCGCATGGAGGACGCCAAGATCACCGTGCTGTTGGTCGTGGATGACGACCGACGCGTCGTGGGTGTCCTGCACATGCACGACATTCTCTCTTCGGGGGCGGTTTAG
- a CDS encoding isocitrate/isopropylmalate dehydrogenase family protein translates to MAKYRIAWMPGDGVGNDVMDACKIVLDALKLDAEYIPADIGWEFWRKEGNALPDRTLKVLGETHCALFGAITSKPKEEAEAELVPELKGKGLVYQSPIVKLRQTLNLKTNLRPCKAYPGNPLNYRDDIDLVVFRENTEDLYSGVEFHPVPDEVRQTLAKHNKNMKKFDHVKAEDLAISCRINSREACRSIVTAAFDYAKQFGYKSVTVVEKPNVIRETSGLFVRTAREVAKNYPGIELIETNIDAMCMWLIKNPQSYGVLVASNMFGDIISDLCAQLVGGLGFASSGNIGDKYAVFEPTHGSAPKYAGQYKVNPMAMFLTAKLMLDWLGEKAMADKLEKAIAAVIKEGKVRTYDMGGKDSTLDMARAVAAKL, encoded by the coding sequence ATGGCGAAATACAGGATCGCGTGGATGCCCGGAGACGGGGTTGGCAACGATGTGATGGATGCCTGTAAGATCGTGCTCGATGCCCTCAAGCTGGACGCCGAGTACATCCCCGCCGACATCGGCTGGGAGTTCTGGCGCAAGGAGGGCAACGCCCTCCCCGACCGGACATTGAAGGTCCTGGGCGAAACCCACTGCGCGCTCTTCGGTGCAATCACCTCCAAGCCCAAGGAAGAGGCCGAGGCCGAGCTGGTCCCGGAACTGAAAGGCAAGGGGTTGGTCTACCAGTCGCCGATTGTGAAACTGCGGCAGACCTTGAACTTGAAAACCAACCTGCGGCCCTGCAAGGCCTACCCCGGCAACCCGCTCAATTACCGCGACGACATCGATCTGGTGGTCTTCCGCGAGAACACCGAAGACCTGTACTCCGGTGTCGAGTTTCATCCGGTGCCCGACGAGGTGCGTCAGACGCTGGCCAAGCACAACAAGAACATGAAGAAGTTCGACCACGTGAAGGCGGAGGACCTGGCGATCTCCTGCCGCATCAACTCACGCGAGGCGTGCCGGTCGATTGTCACCGCCGCCTTCGATTATGCCAAGCAGTTCGGCTACAAGTCGGTCACGGTGGTGGAAAAGCCGAATGTGATCCGTGAAACCTCGGGGCTGTTTGTGCGCACCGCCCGCGAAGTGGCCAAGAACTACCCGGGCATCGAGCTGATCGAAACCAACATCGACGCCATGTGCATGTGGCTGATCAAGAATCCGCAGTCCTACGGCGTGTTGGTCGCCTCGAACATGTTTGGCGACATTATCTCCGATCTGTGCGCGCAATTGGTCGGTGGACTGGGGTTCGCTTCCTCGGGCAACATCGGCGACAAGTACGCGGTGTTCGAGCCCACGCACGGCTCGGCGCCGAAGTATGCGGGCCAGTACAAGGTCAACCCCATGGCGATGTTTCTCACCGCCAAGCTGATGCTCGATTGGCTGGGCGAGAAGGCCATGGCTGACAAGTTGGAAAAGGCCATCGCGGCGGTGATCAAGGAGGGCAAGGTCCGTACCTATGATATGGGCGGCAAGGACTCCACGCTTGACATGGCCAGGGCGGTGGCAGCGAAGCTGTAG
- a CDS encoding ATP-grasp domain-containing protein — MARLHEYQGKALFQKAGFAIPKGTVVRDPSEIDSALAQSGLPAVIKAQAWTTSRAAQGAIAFANSAEEAKAAVTRMLALKIAGFDVNEVLVEEKVDIAREFYAGIVVDDANKTPVVIFSSVGGSGIEELARKYPRNVSRTPIDVRFGLREFEARDAVRRTGVSGTLQSELARALVMLWKVARQWEARSAEINPLVLKTDGKLVACDSRITVDDNAVFRHPELGIEIAREFGRPPTELDKIAWTVERDDYRGTFYFIEMARGYKRGEGYIGFHGAGGGGSMMSMDALVKRGYKIANFTDTSGNPPASKVYRAAKIILSQPNIDAYFGSGSGVASQEQFHSARGLVKAFWEEKLSIPAVIRLGGNGEDEAVRILTEYTKGLPAPVEGYKKDDTADFCAERLTALLAQVRDKTARRVLAVPSAPTMPAKEPYKFETPTGSITFDHAVCRTCDSKTCIHTCVPQILKEENGVAVLNISREDAKAGKCIECLACEVECRIGGAGGGQVHLPIAGLDEYRQKAMAQA, encoded by the coding sequence ATGGCGCGATTACACGAATACCAGGGTAAGGCGTTGTTTCAAAAGGCCGGGTTCGCCATCCCCAAAGGGACGGTCGTCCGTGATCCGTCTGAAATCGATTCTGCCCTGGCACAGTCGGGTTTGCCGGCGGTGATCAAGGCGCAGGCCTGGACCACCTCGCGGGCCGCCCAGGGGGCGATCGCCTTCGCCAACAGCGCCGAAGAAGCGAAAGCCGCGGTGACCCGGATGTTGGCGCTTAAGATCGCCGGCTTCGATGTCAACGAGGTTCTGGTCGAAGAGAAGGTTGACATTGCCCGCGAATTCTACGCGGGGATAGTGGTCGACGACGCCAACAAGACCCCGGTGGTGATCTTCTCATCGGTCGGCGGCTCGGGCATTGAAGAGCTGGCCCGCAAGTATCCCAGGAACGTTTCGCGCACGCCGATCGATGTGCGATTCGGGCTGCGCGAGTTCGAAGCGCGTGACGCGGTGCGTCGAACCGGCGTTTCCGGTACGCTGCAGTCGGAGTTGGCCAGGGCGCTGGTGATGCTCTGGAAGGTGGCGCGCCAATGGGAGGCGCGTTCGGCCGAGATCAATCCGCTGGTGCTGAAGACCGACGGCAAGCTGGTGGCCTGCGACAGCCGCATCACGGTTGATGACAACGCGGTCTTTCGTCATCCCGAACTGGGCATCGAGATCGCCCGTGAATTCGGCCGTCCGCCGACCGAACTGGACAAGATCGCCTGGACGGTGGAGCGCGACGACTACCGCGGCACGTTTTACTTCATCGAGATGGCGCGCGGGTACAAACGCGGCGAGGGATATATCGGCTTTCATGGCGCCGGCGGCGGCGGATCGATGATGTCGATGGATGCCCTGGTTAAGCGCGGTTACAAGATCGCCAATTTTACCGACACCTCCGGCAACCCCCCGGCCTCAAAGGTGTATCGCGCCGCCAAGATCATCCTCAGTCAGCCCAACATCGACGCCTATTTCGGCTCCGGATCGGGAGTGGCCTCGCAGGAGCAGTTCCACTCGGCCCGTGGCCTGGTCAAGGCCTTCTGGGAGGAGAAACTGTCCATCCCCGCGGTTATCCGCCTGGGCGGGAACGGCGAGGATGAGGCGGTGCGCATCCTGACGGAGTACACGAAGGGACTGCCGGCGCCGGTGGAGGGCTACAAGAAGGACGACACCGCCGACTTTTGCGCCGAGCGGCTGACAGCGCTGTTGGCCCAGGTCAGGGACAAGACCGCCAGGCGGGTTCTGGCGGTGCCATCGGCGCCGACGATGCCGGCGAAAGAACCATACAAGTTCGAGACGCCGACCGGATCGATCACCTTCGATCATGCGGTCTGCCGCACCTGCGACTCGAAGACCTGCATCCACACCTGTGTGCCGCAGATTCTGAAGGAAGAAAACGGGGTGGCGGTGCTCAACATCAGCCGCGAGGACGCCAAGGCGGGCAAGTGCATCGAATGCCTCGCCTGCGAGGTGGAGTGCCGAATCGGCGGCGCCGGCGGCGGACAGGTCCACCTGCCGATCGCGGGCCTGGACGAATACCGCCAGAAAGCGATGGCGCAGGCATGA